In Bacteroidota bacterium, the following proteins share a genomic window:
- a CDS encoding L-serine ammonia-lyase, whose product MKSHEAISVFDIFKIGIGPSSSHTLGPWRAAQQFVNEIMGLSDLALVKQIEITLYGSLAKTGKGHGSDIAVLLGLTGADPVTFDTAQVIPVFEKIKSDKRILLNQQTEIPFDYNVDLIFLRTESLPYHPNAMKIKATFNNGNQHASVFYSIGGGFVVKEGEVNQTKNTQRVKFEINDADDLLQCCMRAGKSISNLVLENEKAWRKPAETKDGVLRLWQTMRECMYRGCHTTGQLPGGLHVTRRAASINAKLLHGSTYHNLETWEQQIKNTPPLFQTILNWVSCFALSVNEENASFGRVVTAPTNGAAGVIPSVMMYYKLFAGGNTDEKMIRFLLTASEIGSLFKKGSTISAAMGGCQAEIGVSSAMAAGALTECHGGSIRQVMQAAEIAMEHHLGMTCDPIAGLVQIPCIERNSMGAIKAITASQLALQGDPDSAKVSLDAVIKTMWETALDMNSKYKETADGGLATNIPLSLSEC is encoded by the coding sequence ATGAAAAGCCACGAAGCAATAAGCGTATTTGATATTTTTAAAATTGGAATTGGACCAAGCAGTTCGCATACACTTGGGCCATGGCGAGCCGCCCAGCAATTTGTAAATGAAATAATGGGGCTGTCTGATTTGGCGTTAGTGAAACAAATAGAGATAACTTTATATGGTTCGCTTGCGAAAACTGGCAAAGGGCATGGCTCTGATATAGCAGTACTACTTGGGCTAACAGGTGCCGACCCGGTAACGTTTGATACTGCGCAGGTTATTCCGGTTTTCGAAAAAATAAAATCTGATAAACGAATTTTGCTAAACCAGCAAACGGAAATACCATTTGACTATAATGTTGATTTGATTTTTTTGCGAACCGAGTCATTGCCTTATCATCCCAATGCAATGAAAATAAAAGCCACCTTTAATAATGGCAACCAACATGCATCGGTTTTCTATTCAATAGGCGGAGGATTTGTAGTTAAGGAAGGCGAGGTTAATCAAACAAAAAATACACAACGGGTAAAATTTGAAATAAATGATGCCGATGACTTACTGCAATGTTGCATGCGTGCAGGTAAGAGTATAAGTAACCTGGTGTTGGAAAATGAAAAGGCATGGCGCAAGCCTGCCGAAACAAAGGATGGTGTGCTACGCCTATGGCAAACTATGCGCGAATGTATGTATCGCGGATGTCATACCACAGGGCAACTGCCCGGTGGACTGCATGTTACACGCAGGGCGGCAAGTATAAATGCCAAGTTGCTGCATGGTAGCACCTACCATAATCTTGAAACTTGGGAACAACAAATAAAAAACACACCACCACTATTTCAAACTATATTGAACTGGGTAAGTTGTTTTGCGCTATCAGTTAATGAAGAGAATGCATCATTTGGCCGTGTGGTAACTGCCCCAACCAACGGTGCAGCAGGGGTTATACCTTCGGTAATGATGTATTATAAACTATTTGCCGGTGGCAATACCGATGAAAAGATGATTCGCTTTTTGCTTACAGCATCCGAAATTGGTAGTTTATTTAAAAAAGGCTCCACCATATCGGCCGCCATGGGCGGGTGTCAGGCGGAAATTGGTGTATCTAGCGCTATGGCTGCCGGTGCACTTACCGAGTGTCACGGTGGTAGTATACGTCAGGTGATGCAAGCTGCCGAAATTGCGATGGAACATCACCTGGGTATGACCTGCGATCCCATTGCAGGTTTGGTACAAATACCCTGCATAGAACGAAACAGCATGGGCGCTATAAAAGCAATAACCGCTTCGCAACTTGCTCTTCAAGGCGACCCGGATTCGGCTAAAGTATCGCTTGATGCCGTAATAAAAACAATGTGGGAAACAGCCTTAGACATGAACAGTAAGTATAAAGAAACAGCTGATGGTGGTTTGGCTACTAATATTCCATTAAGCCTGAGCGAATGCTAG
- a CDS encoding T9SS type A sorting domain-containing protein: MIRSFTIMVFLLFSKNILSQNLISNPGFEDTLDCWTWWNNGNLPALPCIGWYESIGTADFWSLSYTQGCGTAPFPNNPTFGYQKPRNGDCCVGFGFLIFPNGNDRECITSKLVDSCKYGRNYQVSFYVNAANNAKIVIDKIGAYFSKDSLNPDSNYMFKILPQIENQSGNILLDTANWMQVKGSFIAKGGEQFITIGCFRPDSNLTIDSTNNWSQPLGYYFLDDISVIDCTASSINEVAALEIQLLNNAATHTLTVTCEGISAYNIITMDGKTILSQHTNVPQPKIEIDIGTLARGIYIVQVADKRKRVGYKKFGKY, encoded by the coding sequence ATGATACGATCATTTACAATAATGGTATTTTTATTATTCAGTAAAAATATCTTATCTCAAAATTTAATATCGAATCCAGGATTTGAAGACACATTAGATTGTTGGACTTGGTGGAATAATGGGAATTTACCTGCATTACCGTGTATTGGATGGTATGAATCAATAGGTACAGCCGATTTTTGGAGTTTATCCTATACTCAAGGTTGTGGCACAGCACCTTTTCCCAATAATCCGACTTTTGGGTATCAAAAACCAAGAAATGGTGACTGTTGTGTAGGCTTTGGATTTCTCATTTTTCCTAATGGCAATGATAGAGAATGTATAACTTCAAAATTAGTCGATTCTTGTAAATACGGAAGAAATTATCAAGTGTCATTTTATGTAAATGCCGCCAATAATGCTAAAATAGTAATTGATAAAATCGGTGCCTATTTTTCAAAGGATAGTCTTAATCCTGATAGTAATTATATGTTTAAAATATTGCCTCAAATCGAGAATCAAAGTGGAAATATTCTATTGGATACAGCAAATTGGATGCAAGTAAAAGGAAGTTTTATTGCAAAAGGAGGCGAACAATTTATTACTATTGGTTGTTTTAGACCTGATAGCAACTTAACAATAGATAGTACAAATAATTGGTCACAGCCTTTAGGGTACTACTTCCTAGACGACATCTCCGTTATAGACTGCACTGCCTCCAGCATTAATGAGGTAGCTGCATTAGAGATTCAATTATTAAACAATGCAGCAACGCATACACTCACCGTTACATGCGAGGGTATAAGTGCTTATAACATCATCACAATGGATGGCAAAACCATACTAAGCCAACATACCAACGTGCCACAACCCAAAATAGAAATAGACATAGGCACCCTTGCGCGTGGTATATACATAGTGCAAGTAGCAGATAAAAGAAAACGGGTGGGGTATAAGAAGTTTGGGAAGTATTAA
- a CDS encoding T9SS type A sorting domain-containing protein, whose product MFNHINTSAVGGSAIRFFNSQQINTVHCNQMDTCRIGVRFDASNIGDQGSAAAAQENTWYFPTGYFAFSKDLSSAFPTWFYRPGPIALPYQSTAIQMSPTGFVTPNTGTITNDCEVPCPGCPNERMAAFVSDAAEFSNLSFEEKINGKIDIFNQLSSDSTLMYAGISSDLILQNFYDSMYYFSNAGLLQMVNEFVMDSLVQGAVMVNDIIIPENNVENNFKNFNEVYLQTWAVDNFTTSASHQSILENIAYQNPLNGGEAVYSARVLLGLDFVDFTSNVNRLNNNIESEMPLSIVYPNPTNDYIYLNPSLSGAFNLEIYDSKGTLLIRKEITDNRHIQVSELSDGIYFVKIILQNQAYSYSSFIVKH is encoded by the coding sequence ATGTTTAATCATATAAATACAAGTGCAGTTGGTGGCAGCGCCATCCGCTTCTTTAACTCACAACAAATAAACACCGTACACTGCAACCAAATGGATACCTGCCGCATTGGTGTGCGCTTTGATGCAAGTAATATTGGCGACCAGGGCAGTGCAGCAGCAGCACAGGAGAATACGTGGTACTTTCCTACAGGTTATTTTGCTTTTAGTAAAGATCTATCGAGTGCTTTTCCAACATGGTTTTACAGACCAGGCCCTATAGCATTGCCTTACCAATCTACTGCAATTCAAATGAGTCCCACAGGTTTTGTAACACCAAATACTGGAACAATTACCAATGATTGCGAAGTGCCCTGTCCTGGGTGTCCTAATGAAAGAATGGCGGCATTTGTATCAGATGCAGCAGAATTTTCAAACCTATCCTTTGAAGAAAAAATAAATGGTAAAATAGATATTTTTAATCAGCTTAGTAGTGATAGCACTTTAATGTATGCAGGCATATCAAGCGATTTGATCCTACAAAATTTTTATGATAGCATGTATTATTTTTCAAACGCTGGCTTATTACAAATGGTAAATGAATTTGTAATGGACTCTTTAGTGCAAGGTGCAGTAATGGTAAATGATATTATTATTCCTGAAAATAATGTTGAGAATAATTTTAAGAATTTTAATGAAGTATATTTACAAACATGGGCTGTAGATAATTTTACAACTAGTGCTTCACATCAATCAATATTAGAAAATATAGCCTATCAAAATCCTTTAAATGGTGGAGAAGCTGTTTATTCAGCGCGCGTATTATTAGGTCTTGATTTTGTTGATTTTACATCAAATGTAAATAGATTAAATAATAATATAGAATCCGAAATGCCTTTATCAATTGTTTACCCTAACCCAACAAATGATTATATTTATTTAAATCCTTCCTTATCTGGAGCTTTTAATTTGGAAATATATGATAGCAAGGGTACTTTACTTATTCGAAAGGAAATAACCGATAATAGGCATATACAAGTTAGCGAATTATCGGATGGAATATATTTTGTGAAAATTATTTTGCAAAATCAAGCTTACAGTTATAGCTCATTCATTGTTAAGCACTAA
- a CDS encoding T9SS type A sorting domain-containing protein, producing MKLFLTIWLAGLAYFGINAQNLVFNGGFEDTVDCNTWIQNPWPNLPSKSWYQSIASPDYFSMIYTSFCGVNNLPNNFLGYQLPKTGVACAGYSPTLYPVIKDYKEAITGKLIDTLKSNHIYLVSVFINAANESKIRANCIDIYFSEDSLHTDSFYLFNIIPQLTSNNLPPFVDTLGWTNIKYFYKAVGYEKWITIGCLNKDSSIKLDSNILGSQIGAYYFLDDVSVIDCTATALSDIEEIKLNVWYDATNNKLVISTNEQIENYTLIDMLGKTTLQGKLLNSEISAAALSRGVYMLVVEDKRYRRRVFKVGVY from the coding sequence ATGAAACTTTTTTTGACTATTTGGCTTGCCGGCCTTGCCTATTTTGGAATCAATGCCCAAAATTTAGTGTTTAACGGAGGATTTGAAGACACTGTGGATTGCAATACATGGATACAAAATCCTTGGCCAAATTTACCAAGTAAAAGCTGGTATCAATCAATAGCGTCACCTGATTATTTTAGTATGATTTATACAAGTTTCTGCGGAGTGAATAATTTACCCAATAATTTTTTAGGATATCAATTACCAAAAACTGGAGTTGCATGTGCTGGTTACTCACCTACATTGTATCCTGTTATTAAAGACTACAAAGAAGCAATTACTGGTAAATTAATAGACACATTGAAAAGCAACCATATTTATTTGGTTTCTGTTTTCATTAATGCCGCAAACGAAAGTAAAATCAGAGCTAATTGTATAGACATTTATTTTTCAGAAGATAGTTTGCATACTGATAGTTTTTATTTATTTAATATTATACCTCAGTTAACAAGTAATAATTTGCCCCCTTTTGTGGATACGTTAGGATGGACAAACATAAAGTACTTTTATAAAGCAGTAGGTTATGAGAAATGGATAACAATTGGTTGCCTTAATAAAGACAGTTCTATTAAGTTAGATAGTAATATCTTGGGCAGCCAGATTGGAGCTTATTATTTTCTAGACGATGTCAGCGTAATAGACTGCACCGCCACCGCGCTTTCGGATATAGAAGAAATAAAACTTAATGTATGGTATGATGCTACAAATAACAAACTTGTAATTAGCACCAATGAGCAAATAGAAAATTATACTCTAATAGATATGCTTGGCAAAACAACCTTGCAAGGCAAACTACTAAACAGTGAAATAAGTGCAGCAGCTTTGTCACGGGGGGTGTATATGTTGGTTGTGGAGGATAAGCGTTATAGGAGGAGGGTATTTAAGGTGGGGGTTTATTGA
- a CDS encoding T9SS type A sorting domain-containing protein, producing MLCCLVLSKFAFSQGPVLGLSFDKADYSRGDTVTITNQSLNCPINTIFKLNLGIPCAVDSNEFPIFGDTCDISLVGMTNYAFMFKMPGRFNIKLKAEINGSNYIYETYVVIKDFEPKPNMAPPCELIQNGQFEDFLWCPATTNNQYLAQQPNGLSILDKWYLPTSSSSDYNLEATNYSCPLDIWNQFDFGFYIGGFGMTDFYINRQDDYREYIQEALVKPLVPGVQYTLKLDGRTSLMIKNSSLVQALFSIGPYTDPNSATFLDPTLPNLQMVTSAINVPNNGIPATIAFNFVANQPYDHITLGTFEDDAFLNVIPGGGVNGGMLMCDNVTMFSTNSIDFTVDHPCPGTLGNIYLSLQCLDQNIYPPPYTFIWSNGAVTQNNLNVPPGTYTVTVTASNAATISASCIVVAQGVNLPQPIIAGSHASCNPNHTYQVSNVNNNYTYSWIAVGAGPTISGFGPLAVIDFVSQFGGSGSITFTVSDNISSCTKSTTFIIYECCSADVDFSGLKSSDIINNPPTGIYVNLQAIPPTIHTTMLGSTISINNTFIIDQSCEFNKLDILLWPDAIINVEDGNQLIINEYSHLHTCNRDYMWTGINVENDASLKVTGYSTIEEAQIAVYTNEGYIEFRQGTTFNQNNISLFAENNCALNASTISIEDTRFLSYDLLSGQKATLIPPYAGRIPECGIRFKNMCLVKIGNENETGINPYHMRNYFDYLNCGVDANNSFLTMYNNSFENIVHHEIPYYPQAYAINITNVGAVSTVNIGEMNNLPQLKIFENAYFNCDNGINLNGAIEANIINNKMDRIRLQPGSTAASTGTAINLFDANYSTYNIHHNNISNFGTGIWGSLISLSTIDINNNSLNTGLNTTTQAFAGIRMANPANAITIFTPTQNIYNNTIKRVRRGIVATNWEQLTITDNTINLTNSDIVANPNLDYVGINAASCKDLRIERNYIYKDGANPTAALDDRVLGINGQSITHNIINSNLLSRMGSAIRFFNTQMTNTVHCNQMDTCRLGVRFDASNIGDQGSAAAAQENTWYFPQNPVGAYYAFYNIGSPFPSWFYRPNSSNIPYFPLPPQMNPTGFENPQTGLQFNDCEVPCPGCPHQRMAEIVTEQNEFASFSEDEKYLLKYSVYEQLNSDPTYMYAGFPTDLILQNFYDSASNTNMGMLSIVNDLISDSLALFANVVNTWISPINHFEENAKAVNDIYINTWAVGIFIFNQEHIDALTQIASENPLSGGEAVYTARVILGWDLVDFTNSNLRQLKLETMHENKSFHVFPNPAQNKLYINCKIKSDEPGAIEIIDISSKTKFKFNLKEYNEIDISNFSNGIYVARLYIDGKYIAFEKVLVNR from the coding sequence ATGTTGTGTTGTTTAGTGTTAAGCAAATTCGCCTTTAGTCAAGGCCCCGTTTTGGGGCTTTCTTTTGACAAGGCAGATTATTCTAGAGGCGATACTGTTACGATAACTAATCAATCATTAAATTGCCCAATAAATACAATATTTAAGCTAAATCTTGGAATTCCATGCGCAGTTGACTCAAATGAGTTTCCCATCTTTGGCGACACTTGTGATATTTCTTTAGTTGGTATGACCAACTATGCTTTTATGTTTAAAATGCCAGGAAGATTTAATATTAAATTAAAAGCAGAAATAAACGGGAGTAATTACATCTATGAAACGTATGTAGTAATTAAAGATTTCGAACCTAAACCAAATATGGCACCCCCATGCGAACTAATACAAAACGGCCAATTTGAAGATTTTTTGTGGTGTCCAGCAACTACAAATAATCAATACCTTGCTCAACAGCCTAATGGACTTTCGATATTAGATAAATGGTATTTGCCAACATCTAGCTCAAGCGATTATAACTTAGAAGCAACCAATTATAGTTGCCCTCTAGATATATGGAATCAATTTGATTTTGGTTTTTATATTGGAGGTTTTGGAATGACAGACTTTTATATTAATCGGCAAGATGATTATCGTGAGTATATTCAAGAAGCATTGGTAAAACCATTAGTTCCAGGAGTTCAATACACCTTGAAATTGGATGGACGTACTTCATTAATGATTAAAAACAGCTCATTAGTTCAGGCACTTTTTTCAATTGGACCATACACAGACCCCAATTCTGCTACATTTCTAGACCCCACTTTACCTAATTTGCAAATGGTAACGAGCGCTATCAATGTACCCAATAATGGCATTCCGGCCACCATAGCATTTAACTTTGTTGCAAATCAACCTTATGATCACATCACACTTGGAACTTTTGAGGATGACGCATTTCTAAATGTTATTCCAGGAGGTGGTGTTAATGGTGGAATGCTTATGTGCGACAATGTAACAATGTTTTCTACCAACAGTATAGATTTTACAGTGGATCACCCTTGTCCAGGCACCCTAGGTAATATATACTTATCATTGCAATGCTTAGATCAAAATATTTATCCACCACCTTATACTTTTATATGGAGTAATGGAGCGGTAACCCAAAATAATCTTAATGTACCGCCTGGAACATATACTGTTACCGTTACAGCATCAAACGCTGCAACCATTTCAGCTAGTTGTATTGTTGTTGCACAAGGAGTCAATCTACCGCAACCTATTATTGCAGGTAGCCATGCATCATGCAACCCCAATCACACTTATCAGGTTAGCAATGTAAATAACAATTATACATATAGTTGGATTGCTGTTGGTGCAGGTCCCACCATATCAGGATTTGGGCCTTTGGCTGTAATAGATTTTGTTTCTCAATTTGGTGGAAGCGGTTCTATAACATTTACCGTTAGCGATAATATATCAAGTTGTACCAAAAGTACTACGTTTATTATTTATGAGTGTTGCTCGGCTGATGTAGATTTTTCTGGACTAAAATCATCGGATATTATTAATAATCCTCCCACAGGAATATACGTTAATCTACAAGCAATACCTCCTACCATTCATACTACTATGCTTGGTTCAACCATTTCAATTAACAACACTTTTATTATTGATCAGTCATGCGAATTTAACAAACTGGATATTTTACTTTGGCCTGATGCAATAATTAACGTAGAAGATGGCAATCAACTCATCATTAATGAATATTCGCATTTACACACATGCAATCGCGATTATATGTGGACAGGAATAAATGTTGAAAACGATGCTTCGTTAAAGGTAACCGGATATTCCACCATAGAAGAAGCGCAAATAGCTGTTTACACAAATGAAGGATATATTGAATTTAGACAGGGTACCACCTTCAATCAAAATAATATTTCATTATTTGCCGAAAATAATTGTGCACTTAATGCAAGTACCATTAGTATAGAAGATACGCGTTTCTTGTCTTATGATTTATTGTCGGGACAAAAGGCAACACTTATACCGCCCTATGCAGGCAGAATACCGGAATGTGGTATCCGTTTTAAAAACATGTGCCTTGTAAAAATTGGAAATGAAAATGAAACAGGCATCAACCCTTATCATATGCGCAATTATTTTGACTATCTCAACTGTGGGGTAGATGCTAACAATAGTTTCTTAACCATGTATAACAACAGTTTCGAAAATATAGTACACCATGAAATACCTTACTACCCGCAAGCCTATGCTATTAACATTACCAATGTTGGGGCTGTAAGCACTGTAAATATTGGTGAAATGAACAATTTACCACAGTTAAAGATTTTTGAAAACGCATATTTCAACTGTGACAATGGAATTAACTTAAATGGAGCCATTGAGGCCAATATTATTAATAATAAGATGGATCGCATACGCCTACAGCCAGGTAGTACTGCCGCCTCAACTGGCACCGCAATAAATTTGTTTGATGCTAATTATTCCACTTATAATATACATCATAACAACATCAGCAATTTTGGTACTGGCATATGGGGAAGCCTTATTTCATTAAGCACAATTGATATTAACAACAATTCATTAAACACAGGTCTTAATACAACTACACAAGCCTTTGCCGGAATACGCATGGCCAATCCCGCCAATGCAATTACCATTTTTACACCTACGCAAAACATTTACAATAATACCATTAAACGTGTAAGACGAGGCATTGTAGCTACCAACTGGGAACAACTAACTATAACAGACAATACAATTAATCTTACCAATAGTGATATTGTTGCTAACCCAAACTTGGACTACGTAGGAATAAATGCAGCAAGTTGCAAAGACCTGCGCATTGAAAGAAACTACATATACAAAGATGGTGCTAACCCCACCGCTGCCCTTGACGACCGCGTTTTAGGTATTAACGGACAAAGCATAACCCATAATATAATAAATAGCAACTTACTCTCACGCATGGGCAGCGCCATCCGTTTCTTTAACACGCAAATGACAAACACCGTACATTGCAACCAAATGGATACCTGCCGCCTTGGAGTGAGGTTTGATGCAAGCAATATTGGCGACCAGGGCAGTGCAGCAGCAGCACAGGAGAATACTTGGTATTTTCCACAGAATCCGGTGGGGGCTTATTATGCTTTTTATAATATTGGTAGTCCTTTTCCTAGTTGGTTTTATCGACCTAATTCCTCAAACATACCATATTTTCCATTGCCACCACAGATGAACCCTACTGGTTTTGAAAATCCTCAAACAGGACTTCAGTTTAATGATTGCGAAGTGCCTTGCCCTGGCTGCCCTCATCAACGAATGGCAGAAATCGTTACCGAACAAAATGAATTTGCAAGTTTTTCGGAAGATGAAAAGTATTTACTAAAGTATAGTGTATATGAACAATTGAATAGCGATCCAACTTATATGTATGCAGGTTTTCCAACAGATTTGATCTTGCAAAATTTTTATGATAGTGCATCAAATACGAATATGGGAATGCTGTCCATTGTCAATGATTTAATTTCAGATTCTCTAGCTTTGTTTGCCAATGTAGTTAATACATGGATAAGCCCTATTAATCATTTTGAAGAAAATGCTAAAGCAGTAAATGATATTTACATTAATACTTGGGCCGTTGGGATTTTTATATTTAATCAAGAACATATAGATGCCCTTACCCAAATAGCAAGTGAAAATCCATTAAGTGGGGGTGAGGCAGTTTACACGGCAAGAGTAATTTTGGGTTGGGATTTAGTTGATTTTACAAATTCTAATTTAAGACAGCTTAAACTTGAAACGATGCATGAAAACAAGTCGTTTCATGTTTTTCCAAATCCCGCGCAAAACAAATTGTATATTAATTGTAAAATAAAAAGTGATGAACCGGGAGCTATTGAAATTATTGATATTTCGAGCAAAACTAAGTTTAAATTCAATCTAAAAGAATACAATGAAATTGATATTTCCAATTTTAGTAATGGAATATATGTTGCAAGGCTATATATAGATGGAAAATACATTGCATTTGAAAAAGTATTAGTTAATAGATAG
- a CDS encoding Rne/Rng family ribonuclease, which yields MEHELIIDANGSEVTIALLEDKKLAELTTEKKGQVYAVGDVYLGRVKKTLPGLNAAFIDIGYEKEGFLHYTDLGPQLNSQVKYIKGAAANKTPSGDLSNFECEPEINKAGKINEVLQQNNWLLVQIAKEPISTKGHRLTSEISLPGRFVVITPFIDLISVSSKIKGAEERNRLRKMGAALKPENFGLIIRTAAEGKQVADIDQDIKDIMVRWKACYELLRTVNPPVRVLGEMDRTSTILRDLLSANFSSITANNHLLCEEIKSYMRTIAPDQLGIVSTYKGKVPIFEQYGVDKQIKSVFGKTVNMPGGSYLIIEHTEAMHVIDVNSGVRKRSDEETQESHALQVNLMAAREIARQLRLRDMGGIVVIDFIDMRNPLHRKEVFEALTLEMKRDRAKHTLLPLSKFGLAQITRQRVRPEMQIVTAEKCPSCEGTGEVKASVLIMDDIENNLRYLFNEQNEKKIILSVHPFIASFITKGFFSIRYKWMWRFKRQIILEANNKLQLLEFHFFNVAREEIKI from the coding sequence TTGGAACACGAATTAATTATTGATGCCAATGGCAGTGAAGTTACAATTGCCCTGCTCGAAGACAAGAAACTGGCAGAACTTACAACCGAAAAAAAGGGACAGGTATACGCTGTAGGCGATGTTTATCTTGGCCGTGTAAAGAAAACACTTCCTGGTCTTAATGCTGCTTTTATTGATATTGGATATGAGAAGGAAGGCTTTTTGCATTATACCGACCTTGGTCCACAACTTAACTCTCAAGTAAAGTATATTAAGGGGGCAGCAGCTAACAAAACACCTAGTGGCGATTTATCTAATTTTGAGTGCGAGCCCGAAATAAACAAGGCCGGCAAAATTAATGAAGTATTACAACAGAATAATTGGTTATTGGTTCAGATAGCCAAAGAACCTATTTCAACCAAAGGGCATCGACTGACTTCTGAAATATCCTTACCCGGCAGGTTTGTAGTTATTACACCGTTTATTGATCTTATTTCGGTAAGCAGCAAAATTAAAGGTGCCGAAGAACGGAACCGACTCCGTAAAATGGGGGCAGCATTAAAGCCTGAAAACTTTGGCCTCATTATACGCACTGCTGCCGAAGGAAAGCAGGTAGCCGACATTGACCAGGATATTAAAGATATAATGGTGCGCTGGAAGGCATGCTACGAATTATTGCGCACTGTAAATCCTCCTGTTAGAGTGTTGGGTGAAATGGATCGTACTTCTACCATACTCCGCGACTTGCTCAGTGCCAATTTTTCAAGTATTACAGCTAACAACCATTTGCTGTGCGAGGAGATAAAAAGTTACATGCGCACCATTGCGCCCGATCAGCTAGGTATAGTTAGTACCTACAAAGGCAAAGTACCCATTTTTGAACAATATGGGGTTGACAAGCAAATAAAAAGTGTGTTTGGCAAAACAGTGAACATGCCCGGAGGTAGTTATTTAATAATAGAACATACCGAGGCCATGCATGTGATAGATGTAAACAGTGGTGTGCGTAAACGATCGGACGAGGAAACACAAGAAAGCCATGCCTTGCAGGTAAACCTGATGGCAGCTCGCGAAATTGCGCGTCAGCTTCGCTTACGTGATATGGGCGGCATCGTTGTAATTGATTTTATCGATATGAGAAATCCATTGCATCGCAAAGAAGTATTCGAAGCCCTTACATTAGAAATGAAACGCGATAGGGCCAAGCATACCTTGTTACCACTTAGCAAATTTGGTCTGGCACAGATAACGCGTCAACGCGTGCGTCCTGAGATGCAAATTGTAACCGCAGAAAAATGCCCTTCGTGCGAAGGCACTGGCGAAGTGAAAGCAAGTGTTCTTATTATGGATGATATCGAAAATAATTTGCGTTATTTATTTAACGAGCAGAATGAAAAGAAAATAATCTTATCGGTTCATCCATTTATTGCTTCATTTATTACCAAAGGATTTTTTTCAATTCGATACAAATGGATGTGGCGCTTTAAAAGACAAATTATACTGGAGGCAAATAATAAATTACAGTTACTTGAATTTCATTTTTTCAATGTAGCGCGCGAAGAGATAAAAATTTGA